Proteins from a single region of Campylobacter sputorum:
- the fliW gene encoding flagellar assembly protein FliW — protein MIFDIKSPILGFEQIKKAKIVQIDDFFARLESQDDKTTFTLINPYGFRDYAFEIPDYYIKLMDIKDNSELRVYVIVVLNSPLEESTMNFVAPIVCNMTNNTISQVILDTVGYPQYKQADRIANYINKDN, from the coding sequence ATGATTTTTGATATAAAAAGTCCTATATTGGGTTTTGAGCAGATAAAAAAGGCTAAAATTGTTCAAATAGACGATTTTTTTGCAAGATTAGAAAGTCAGGACGATAAAACAACTTTTACACTAATAAATCCTTATGGATTTAGAGATTATGCTTTTGAAATTCCAGATTATTATATAAAACTTATGGATATAAAAGATAATAGCGAACTTAGAGTTTATGTTATAGTTGTACTTAATTCACCACTTGAAGAATCAACTATGAATTTTGTTGCTCCTATAGTTTGTAATATGACAAATAATACCATTTCTCAAGTTATACTTGATACTGTTGGTTATCCTCAATACAAACAAGCTGATAGGATAGCTAACTATATAAATAAAGATAATTAA
- a CDS encoding pyrroline-5-carboxylate reductase, translating to MEEIFILGNGAMATAMAFGLKDKYSVFLVGRNREKLENLEKQGFKTELYGDKFDINNKFIILAFKPYALGSVSQILSGKADLVISVLATSTLEDIKNQISSNRYIKAMPNIAAKFKSSITPFFSKDCHNEDEVILSTFGEICRVDSEDELNIAMAISGCAPAYLALVAEAMACGCVSKGLKKDISHSITAGVFKSVSALLKESHPALIKESVCSPAGTTIEGVNVLEEHSIRSAFIKAIKASIDKVRK from the coding sequence ATGGAAGAAATTTTTATACTTGGCAATGGAGCTATGGCAACTGCTATGGCTTTTGGGTTAAAAGATAAGTATAGTGTTTTTTTGGTTGGCAGAAACAGAGAAAAATTAGAAAATTTAGAAAAACAAGGTTTTAAAACAGAGCTTTATGGAGATAAATTTGATATAAATAATAAATTTATTATATTAGCTTTTAAACCCTACGCTCTTGGTAGTGTTAGTCAAATTTTAAGTGGAAAAGCTGATTTAGTAATAAGTGTTTTAGCTACATCAACACTTGAAGATATAAAAAATCAAATTTCTTCAAATAGATATATAAAAGCTATGCCAAATATAGCTGCTAAATTTAAATCTTCTATAACTCCTTTTTTCTCAAAAGATTGCCACAATGAAGATGAGGTTATTTTATCTACATTTGGTGAAATTTGTAGAGTTGATAGTGAAGATGAGTTAAATATCGCAATGGCGATAAGTGGTTGTGCGCCGGCGTATTTAGCTTTGGTTGCTGAAGCTATGGCGTGCGGTTGTGTTAGTAAAGGGCTTAAAAAAGATATATCCCATAGTATTACTGCTGGTGTTTTTAAAAGTGTATCAGCACTACTAAAAGAATCTCATCCAGCTCTTATAAAAGAGTCTGTTTGTTCGCCTGCTGGAACTACTATAGAAGGTGTTAATGTCCTAGAAGAGCATTCTATTAGATCTGCTTTTATAAAAGCTATAAAAGCAAGTATAGATAAGGTGAGAAAATAA
- the cysE gene encoding serine O-acetyltransferase, with product MEFLNIIKEDFLEPKRQDPAFNSLLEIFFNYPGVWAIINHRFAHFFHTKGFKRLARIMAGISRFFTGVDIHPGAKVGRRVFLDHATGIVIGETAEIGDRVLLYQGVTLGGVSLDKGKRHPTLKEGVVVGAGAKILGNITIGKNSKIGANSVVVKSVPPNCTAVGIPATVLGGCDKTPLSHNKIPNINKELFEYLVKRISIIEEILHKDNEDILSKDKALEELYKNYIIKN from the coding sequence TCCAGCTTTTAATAGCTTACTAGAGATATTTTTTAACTATCCTGGGGTTTGGGCTATTATAAACCATCGTTTTGCACATTTTTTCCATACTAAAGGATTTAAAAGATTGGCTAGAATTATGGCTGGAATTTCAAGATTTTTCACAGGAGTTGATATTCACCCTGGTGCAAAAGTAGGGAGAAGAGTTTTTTTAGATCACGCAACTGGAATTGTTATAGGAGAAACTGCCGAAATTGGTGATAGAGTATTGTTATATCAAGGCGTAACATTAGGTGGCGTTAGTTTAGATAAAGGAAAACGCCACCCTACCTTAAAAGAAGGTGTTGTAGTTGGTGCTGGAGCTAAAATTTTAGGAAATATCACAATAGGTAAAAACTCTAAAATAGGAGCAAATTCAGTTGTAGTAAAAAGTGTTCCACCAAATTGCACTGCTGTTGGAATTCCTGCTACAGTACTTGGAGGTTGTGATAAAACACCTCTTTCTCATAATAAAATTCCAAATATAAACAAAGAGCTATTTGAATATCTTGTAAAAAGAATTTCAATAATCGAAGAAATTTTACATAAAGACAACGAAGACATATTATCAAAAGACAAAGCTTTAGAAGAGTTATATAAAAACTATATTATTAAAAATTAA
- a CDS encoding pyridoxal phosphate-dependent aminotransferase, whose translation MNIHLANRAKSIKESVTIAISAKAKEMKANGIDVISLSAGEPDFDTPEIIKSAVKVALSQGCSKYTPIPGTLEVLQAIKTKLKKDNNLEYETNEIITNVGAKHSIFNIIQAMIEQGDEVIIPAPYWVSYPEIVKFAGGTPVIINTDESSKFKITAEQLKNAITTKSKLLILNSPSNPTGSIYTKEELSQFAKILKDTDIVVISDEIYEKLVFDGEFCATASISEDMLKRTITINGLSKCGAMPGWRFGYMACKIPELTKAVKSIQSQSTSNISSIVQAGAIPGLLGESNEDIAKMNKAYKERRDYAVKAINDIKGLKALKPDGAFYIFVNCSEIEKDSMKFCKDMLSEAKVAAVPGIGFGLDGYFRMSYATDLDSIKKAIDRIAKFVESYKK comes from the coding sequence ATGAATATACATCTCGCAAATAGAGCTAAATCTATCAAAGAATCTGTAACAATAGCAATAAGTGCAAAAGCAAAAGAAATGAAAGCTAATGGCATAGATGTTATAAGTTTGAGTGCAGGAGAACCAGACTTTGATACGCCAGAGATAATAAAAAGTGCCGTAAAAGTTGCTTTATCACAAGGTTGTTCAAAATATACTCCAATACCAGGAACTCTTGAGGTTTTACAAGCTATAAAAACAAAACTAAAAAAAGACAATAATTTAGAATATGAAACAAATGAAATAATAACTAATGTTGGTGCTAAACACTCTATTTTCAATATAATTCAAGCTATGATAGAGCAAGGCGATGAAGTTATTATACCAGCACCTTACTGGGTAAGTTATCCTGAGATAGTTAAATTTGCAGGCGGAACACCAGTGATTATAAATACAGATGAGAGTAGTAAATTTAAGATTACAGCTGAGCAGCTAAAAAACGCTATTACTACAAAAAGTAAATTACTCATATTAAATTCCCCAAGCAATCCAACAGGTTCAATATATACAAAAGAAGAATTAAGTCAATTTGCCAAAATACTAAAAGATACAGATATAGTTGTAATCAGCGATGAAATTTATGAAAAATTAGTATTTGATGGAGAATTTTGTGCAACAGCAAGTATAAGCGAAGATATGTTAAAACGCACAATAACTATAAATGGGCTTAGTAAATGTGGTGCAATGCCAGGATGGAGATTTGGCTATATGGCTTGCAAGATACCAGAACTTACAAAAGCTGTTAAATCTATACAAAGCCAAAGCACATCAAATATAAGTTCTATTGTTCAAGCAGGAGCAATTCCTGGACTACTTGGCGAATCAAACGAAGATATAGCAAAAATGAATAAAGCTTACAAAGAACGAAGAGACTACGCTGTAAAAGCAATAAACGATATAAAAGGATTAAAAGCATTAAAGCCAGATGGAGCTTTTTATATATTTGTAAATTGTAGTGAGATAGAAAAAGATTCTATGAAATTTTGTAAAGATATGTTAAGCGAAGCTAAAGTAGCGGCTGTTCCAGGCATAGGATTTGGATTAGATGGATATTTTAGAATGTCTTATGCAACAGATTTAGATAGTATCAAAAAAGCCATAGATAGAATCGCTAAATTTGTTGAAAGCTACAAAAAATAG
- a CDS encoding outer membrane protein assembly factor BamD translates to MSYKYIIAILIAFVITACSTKSDEIYNLSPDAWYSLIIKDIRDRDLESADKHYTSMQSEHVASPLLETILIILAQAHMEDEEYLLANYYLDEYIKKYGDYKKTEYAEFLKMKANFDSFIRPNRNQKLMDDTTVQIQNFLYKYPNSMYRPLAETMLLKFNLATHYLDLQIADLYERTGRDISAEIYKEKIDNSPYKDTNLIPPTLPWYRSIFE, encoded by the coding sequence ATATCATATAAATATATTATTGCGATATTAATTGCATTTGTAATAACTGCATGCTCAACAAAGTCTGATGAAATTTACAACTTATCTCCAGATGCGTGGTATTCCCTGATAATAAAAGATATACGAGATAGAGACTTAGAAAGTGCCGATAAACACTATACATCCATGCAAAGCGAACATGTCGCTTCGCCACTATTAGAGACTATTTTAATAATTCTAGCACAAGCCCATATGGAAGATGAAGAGTATCTGCTTGCAAACTACTATTTGGATGAATATATAAAAAAATACGGGGATTATAAAAAAACAGAATATGCAGAGTTTTTAAAAATGAAAGCAAATTTTGACTCATTTATAAGACCAAATAGAAATCAAAAACTAATGGATGATACAACCGTTCAAATACAAAATTTTCTATACAAATATCCAAACTCAATGTATAGACCATTAGCTGAGACAATGTTGCTGAAATTTAATCTTGCTACGCACTATTTGGATCTACAAATAGCCGATTTATATGAAAGAACAGGCAGAGATATATCTGCTGAAATTTATAAAGAAAAGATAGATAATTCCCCTTATAAAGATACAAATTTAATACCACCAACACTTCCGTGGTATAGAAGCATTTTTGAATAG